A region from the Wansuia hejianensis genome encodes:
- a CDS encoding IS110 family RNA-guided transposase: protein MNAVGIDVSKGKSTVTIRRPGDVVLMPPRDIPHTKSAINELIKQIQSLDGETKACMEHTGRYYEPLAAWLSDAGIFVSAVNPVLIRDFADDSLRSPKTDKADSKKIARYTLDRWAKLKQYGSMDKTRNQLKTMNRQFSFFMAQKTAMKNNLIALLDQSYPGANDLFDSPARSDGSQKWVDFVYTYWHVDCVRGKSLSAFTEHYRKWCKHKGYNFSAEKAEKVYEASCDLIAVFPKDDNTKMLIRQAVAMLNTASETVENLRIKMDETASALPEYPVVMAMNGVGSTLGPQLMAEIGDVTRFTHREALTAFAGVDPGKNDSGKHVQKSVRTSKKGSPHLRRTLFQIMDGLIKRSPIDDPVYVFMDKKRAQGKPYYVYMTAGANKFLRIYYGRVREYFASLPETGEN from the coding sequence ATGAACGCTGTTGGTATTGATGTTTCCAAAGGCAAAAGCACCGTTACGATCCGCAGACCAGGCGATGTGGTCCTCATGCCGCCCCGCGACATCCCACACACCAAGTCCGCCATCAATGAATTAATCAAACAAATCCAAAGCCTTGACGGCGAGACAAAAGCCTGCATGGAACACACGGGCAGATACTACGAGCCGCTTGCCGCCTGGCTTTCCGACGCCGGCATCTTTGTCAGTGCCGTAAATCCTGTCCTCATCAGGGATTTCGCTGATGATTCCCTCCGCTCTCCCAAGACGGACAAGGCGGATTCCAAAAAAATCGCACGATATACTCTTGACCGATGGGCAAAACTGAAGCAATATGGAAGCATGGATAAAACACGCAACCAACTCAAAACAATGAACCGGCAGTTCAGCTTCTTTATGGCACAGAAAACTGCCATGAAGAACAACCTCATTGCACTGCTCGACCAGTCTTACCCGGGCGCGAACGACCTCTTTGACAGTCCCGCCCGCAGCGACGGCAGCCAGAAATGGGTGGATTTTGTTTACACCTACTGGCATGTGGACTGTGTCCGGGGAAAATCCCTTTCCGCCTTTACGGAGCACTATCGGAAATGGTGCAAGCACAAGGGTTACAATTTCAGTGCGGAGAAAGCGGAGAAAGTCTACGAGGCTTCCTGCGACCTCATTGCCGTGTTCCCGAAAGATGACAACACGAAAATGCTCATCCGGCAGGCTGTCGCCATGCTAAACACCGCTTCCGAAACCGTGGAAAACCTTCGGATAAAGATGGACGAAACCGCTTCTGCTCTACCGGAATATCCCGTTGTCATGGCAATGAACGGCGTCGGCTCTACCCTTGGTCCGCAGCTTATGGCTGAGATCGGGGACGTGACGCGTTTCACGCACCGGGAAGCCCTAACAGCCTTTGCGGGCGTCGATCCCGGAAAGAACGATTCCGGCAAACACGTCCAGAAGAGCGTGCGTACCTCAAAGAAAGGTTCTCCCCATTTGCGAAGGACGCTCTTTCAGATCATGGACGGGCTAATCAAGCGTTCGCCCATTGACGACCCCGTTTACGTCTTTATGGATAAAAAACGTGCTCAGGGCAAGCCTTACTACGTCTACATGACTGCCGGCGCAAACAAGTTTCTCCGTATTTATTACGGACGGGTACGGGAATACTTCGCATCACTGCCCGAAACGGGAGAAAACTAA
- a CDS encoding lysophospholipid acyltransferase family protein, whose translation MFRLILLLMIAALYLILTLPVLLVIWIIGQKNPGLRDRVARAMIRWIFKVILAAAGVKVTVIGEEKIPKDTAVLYTGNHRSIFDILITYVRTPRATGYVAKKELGGIPLFSLWARYINCLFFNRDDLKEGMKMILDGIAMLKDGKSVFIFPEGTRNKNDSDLPLLPFHEGSFKMASKSGCPIVPTALCNTISIWEGHFPWVRSAHVVLEYGDPIYVSELPPEHKKKVGAYVQGIMEEMMEKNQKLL comes from the coding sequence ATGTTCCGACTTATTTTATTATTAATGATTGCTGCCCTCTACCTGATCCTGACTCTTCCGGTCCTGCTGGTGATCTGGATCATCGGCCAGAAGAATCCGGGACTCCGGGACCGGGTTGCGCGGGCTATGATCCGGTGGATTTTTAAAGTGATACTGGCCGCGGCCGGGGTGAAGGTTACGGTGATCGGGGAAGAGAAGATCCCGAAGGACACCGCGGTTCTCTATACCGGCAACCACCGGAGTATTTTTGATATTCTGATTACCTATGTCCGCACCCCCCGCGCCACCGGATATGTGGCCAAGAAGGAGCTGGGAGGCATCCCCCTGTTTTCCCTGTGGGCCAGGTATATCAACTGCCTTTTCTTCAACAGGGATGACCTGAAAGAAGGCATGAAGATGATCCTCGACGGGATTGCGATGCTGAAGGACGGGAAATCGGTGTTCATTTTCCCTGAGGGCACAAGGAATAAGAACGATTCCGACCTGCCGCTGCTGCCTTTCCACGAGGGCAGCTTCAAGATGGCTTCCAAGAGCGGCTGCCCCATCGTGCCGACAGCGCTCTGCAATACCATCAGCATCTGGGAGGGGCATTTTCCCTGGGTGCGTTCAGCCCATGTTGTGCTGGAATACGGAGATCCCATCTATGTATCAGAGCTTCCGCCGGAGCATAAGAAGAAGGTGGGGGCCTATGTGCAGGGAATTATGGAAGAGATGATGGAAAAGAACCAGAAGCTTTTATGA
- the dhaL gene encoding dihydroxyacetone kinase subunit DhaL produces MKIFRNDAGKPVLMKMVKGIQENKAYLGEVDGLIGDGDHGMNMNKGFTVFETRFADQEFTFTEGLEELGMILLNEIGGSMGPIYGTILMDMAEAGEGLEEIRVEDFAGMLEAGLEGLCGIVDAKVGDKTLVDTLSPAVDVMKEAAASGKSYEEALPAMKKAAEEGRDSTKDMVAKFGRSSRLGERSRGVLDAGATSCCIILTSMADGILEAVSEA; encoded by the coding sequence ATGAAAATATTTAGAAATGATGCCGGTAAACCGGTTCTGATGAAGATGGTAAAAGGAATACAGGAAAACAAGGCGTATCTCGGCGAGGTGGACGGCCTGATCGGGGACGGCGATCACGGAATGAATATGAACAAGGGCTTTACAGTCTTTGAAACCAGGTTTGCGGATCAGGAGTTTACCTTCACGGAAGGCCTGGAGGAGCTGGGAATGATTCTGTTGAATGAAATCGGAGGCTCCATGGGGCCCATTTACGGAACGATTTTGATGGACATGGCGGAAGCGGGCGAGGGGCTGGAAGAAATCCGTGTGGAGGACTTCGCCGGGATGCTGGAAGCTGGGCTGGAAGGCCTGTGCGGAATCGTAGATGCCAAGGTAGGGGATAAGACGCTGGTGGACACCCTCTCCCCCGCAGTCGATGTGATGAAAGAAGCGGCAGCATCAGGGAAAAGCTATGAGGAAGCCCTTCCGGCCATGAAAAAAGCAGCTGAGGAAGGACGGGATTCCACCAAAGATATGGTAGCGAAATTTGGCCGCTCCAGCCGCCTGGGCGAGCGCTCCAGAGGCGTTCTGGATGCTGGGGCCACCTCCTGCTGTATTATCCTCACATCCATGGCTGACGGAATTCTGGAGGCTGTTTCAGAAGCGTGA
- a CDS encoding dihydroxyacetone kinase subunit DhaK, with the protein MQRIMNNPDDIVDEMLKGFLKAHSDIVEATENSRVIKAKNIPEGKVGVITGGGSGHKPAFIGYVGKNLCDAAAVGEICSSPTALAFLDAAKAADQGQGVACLYGNYSGDNMNVKMAVKMAKKAGVTVKTVVANDDVASAPRDQREKRRGVAGEVLMWKVGGAKAARGGDLDEVIAAAQKAIDNTRSVGIGLTPCTLPAVGHPNFEIKDGTMEVGIGHHGEPGIEVVPIETAAQMAKRMTDVVLPDYPFEAGDEVVVLVSGLGATPVMELYVLYNEIDKILQEKGIKTHRAYVGNYFTSLEMSGATLTVMRLDEELKELIDMPAYSMGLKQN; encoded by the coding sequence ATGCAACGAATCATGAATAACCCGGACGATATTGTGGATGAGATGCTGAAAGGCTTTCTGAAGGCACATTCTGACATTGTTGAGGCCACAGAAAACTCCCGGGTGATAAAGGCAAAAAATATCCCGGAAGGAAAAGTAGGAGTCATCACCGGAGGCGGCTCCGGACATAAGCCGGCGTTCATCGGATATGTGGGGAAGAATCTCTGCGACGCGGCAGCGGTGGGCGAGATCTGCTCATCCCCGACGGCCCTGGCATTTCTGGACGCGGCGAAAGCGGCGGATCAGGGGCAGGGGGTTGCCTGTCTGTACGGCAATTATTCGGGGGACAACATGAATGTAAAGATGGCGGTTAAAATGGCTAAAAAAGCCGGAGTAACCGTCAAAACAGTGGTAGCCAATGACGACGTGGCTTCCGCTCCCAGGGATCAGAGGGAAAAGCGGCGCGGCGTCGCCGGAGAGGTGCTCATGTGGAAGGTGGGCGGCGCCAAAGCGGCCAGGGGCGGCGATCTGGACGAGGTGATCGCCGCTGCTCAGAAGGCCATCGACAACACCCGATCCGTCGGTATTGGCCTGACGCCCTGCACCCTGCCGGCCGTAGGGCACCCGAATTTTGAAATTAAGGACGGCACGATGGAAGTGGGAATCGGCCATCACGGCGAGCCGGGCATCGAGGTGGTCCCCATTGAAACAGCGGCTCAAATGGCGAAACGGATGACAGACGTCGTCCTTCCGGACTATCCATTTGAAGCAGGCGATGAGGTGGTGGTACTGGTATCCGGCCTTGGCGCCACGCCGGTCATGGAGCTTTATGTGCTGTATAACGAGATAGATAAGATCCTGCAGGAAAAAGGCATAAAGACGCACCGGGCCTATGTGGGGAATTATTTTACTTCTCTGGAGATGAGCGGAGCCACACTCACAGTTATGAGGCTGGATGAGGAACTGAAGGAGCTGATAGATATGCCTGCGTACAGCATGGGTCTGAAACAGAATTAA
- a CDS encoding GolD/DthD family dehydrogenase translates to MLPYEGVDLDFSLEGKTAVITGGAAGIGYTTAQFFHDKGVNVVLADLNPKLDQVAAEIGANTIGVVGNVCDTDYPAKVIEAAVKAFGQVDILINCAGIVALDNAETISADEWNRTISINLSACFFMAQAVGKYMIDNHVNGSIVNMASQAGVIALDKHVAYCAAKGGIIAMTKVMAKEWGAHGIRVNSVAPTVVLTALGHKAWDGPVGDAFKKTIPAERFAEPEEIASVIAFLCSKGAGMITGHNLLVDGGFTIQ, encoded by the coding sequence ATGTTACCTTATGAAGGCGTTGACTTAGATTTTTCTCTGGAAGGCAAGACGGCGGTTATTACCGGAGGGGCAGCGGGAATTGGCTATACCACCGCTCAGTTCTTTCATGATAAGGGCGTAAATGTAGTTCTTGCGGACCTGAACCCGAAGCTGGACCAGGTGGCCGCGGAAATCGGGGCGAACACCATCGGAGTGGTTGGGAATGTGTGTGATACGGACTATCCGGCAAAAGTGATTGAGGCTGCGGTGAAAGCGTTCGGGCAGGTGGATATCCTGATTAACTGTGCAGGCATCGTAGCGCTTGACAACGCGGAAACGATCAGCGCGGACGAATGGAACCGTACCATCAGCATCAATCTTTCCGCCTGCTTTTTCATGGCCCAGGCAGTCGGCAAATATATGATCGACAATCACGTGAACGGAAGCATCGTCAACATGGCTTCTCAGGCAGGCGTCATAGCTCTTGACAAGCATGTGGCTTACTGCGCGGCGAAGGGCGGTATTATTGCGATGACTAAGGTAATGGCTAAGGAATGGGGGGCTCACGGAATCCGCGTGAACTCTGTGGCGCCCACGGTAGTTCTCACCGCCCTCGGGCATAAGGCCTGGGACGGCCCGGTGGGGGATGCGTTCAAGAAGACCATACCGGCTGAGAGATTCGCGGAGCCGGAGGAGATCGCTTCTGTTATCGCCTTCCTGTGCAGCAAGGGCGCCGGAATGATTACCGGGCACAATCTCTTGGTGGACGGCGGCTTCACCATTCAGTAA